Proteins encoded within one genomic window of Acidobacteriota bacterium:
- a CDS encoding SPFH domain-containing protein — translation MGLSIEVIEWREESGTEIVHRFEPGGEIKFGAQLVVTENQWAVFFRNGHALDVFETGRHTLDTANIPLLVEVLKIPFGGKTPFRADTYFVSKKTFTDLRWGTRDPVVFRDPEFDMVRLRAHGRYALRVRDPKQLVNTLVGTLPSYQVAAVEDYFREIIVGRLNDTLGEAGIGLLELPAHYDEVAADLARRVEHDLAGYGLELEKLLIAAITPPEEVARVIDERSGMAAVGMGGRYMGFKAARALGDAAAGGGGSSAGEGMGLGVGAGLGMAMPGLIREALDRSGTVVAAEPSVSGEPACPACGKPIEADARFCRHCGRKTAGGTCSGCGGVHPAGARFCPRCGHRLGE, via the coding sequence GTGGGTCTGAGCATCGAAGTCATCGAATGGCGGGAAGAGAGCGGAACGGAAATCGTCCATCGCTTCGAGCCGGGTGGCGAGATCAAGTTCGGCGCCCAGCTCGTCGTCACGGAAAACCAGTGGGCCGTGTTCTTCCGCAACGGCCATGCGCTGGACGTCTTCGAAACCGGGCGCCACACCCTCGACACGGCGAATATTCCGCTGCTGGTGGAGGTCTTGAAGATTCCCTTCGGCGGGAAGACGCCCTTCCGCGCCGACACCTATTTCGTGTCGAAGAAGACCTTCACCGACCTGCGCTGGGGCACGCGGGACCCCGTCGTCTTCCGCGATCCCGAATTCGACATGGTGCGGCTTCGGGCCCACGGGCGCTATGCGTTGCGCGTGCGGGATCCGAAGCAGCTCGTCAATACCCTGGTGGGAACCCTCCCAAGCTACCAGGTGGCGGCGGTGGAAGACTATTTCCGCGAGATCATCGTAGGCCGGCTCAACGACACCCTGGGCGAGGCGGGTATCGGCCTGCTCGAACTCCCGGCCCACTACGATGAAGTGGCCGCCGATCTTGCCCGGCGGGTCGAGCACGACCTGGCGGGCTACGGCCTGGAACTCGAGAAACTGCTGATCGCGGCCATCACGCCTCCGGAGGAAGTGGCCCGGGTGATCGACGAACGCTCCGGCATGGCCGCAGTGGGCATGGGCGGCCGGTACATGGGCTTCAAGGCGGCCCGGGCCCTCGGGGACGCGGCGGCCGGCGGCGGGGGATCGAGTGCCGGGGAGGGCATGGGTCTCGGCGTGGGGGCCGGGTTGGGCATGGCCATGCCGGGCCTGATCCGCGAGGCGCTCGACCGGAGCGGAACCGTGGTCGCTGCCGAACCGTCCGTCAGCGGGGAGCCGGCCTGCCCGGCCTGCGGCAAGCCCATCGAAGCGGACGCACGATTCTGCCGGCACTGCGGCCGGAAGACGGCCGGCGGCACCTGCTCCGGGTGTGGCGGCGTTCACCCGGCCGGCGCGCGATTCTGTCCGCGTTGCGGACACCGCCTCGGAGAGTGA
- the secA gene encoding preprotein translocase subunit SecA codes for MINKLLGKIFGTQNERELRRLQPIVAAIGEREPEMRALSDEQLAAKTVEFRRRLDQGETLDDLLVEAFAAVREAARRVLGMRHFDVQLIGGIVLHRGAIAEMRTGEGKTLVATLPAYLNALDGNGVHVVTVNDYLASRDAEWMGRVYRFMGLSVGCIQHQLDDQQRREAYGADITYGTNNEFGFDYLRDNMKFTHSSMVQQKGHHYAIVDEVDSILIDEARTPLIISGPSEGDTSVYYQVDAVVPKLVPGAVIAGEASREQREELEQSGDYIVDEKSRNVVLTERGVAHLEKLLGVGNLYDPSNIEILHAAGQALRAHTLYQRDVDYLVEDEEVIIIDEFTGRKMPGRRWSDGLHQAVEAKEGVEIRSENQTLATITFQNLFRMYDKLSGMTGTAETEAAEFAEIYKLDVMVIPTNKPMIRRDDPDAIFRTEKGKFQAVVEDIAEAHERRQPVLVGTTSIEKSEHLSKLLKRAGIPHKVLNAKHHAQEAEIVAQAGRLGAVTIATNMAGRGTDILLGGNPEHLARTLVAERTGQSWDDVDDAVRAKAMEDAKTTCAREHEEVIRLGGLHIIGTERHEARRIDNQLRGRAGRQGDPGSSRFYLSLEDDLMRRFARWLMEKALEGADDAPIESRLVSKQIERAQRQVEAQNFEIRKQLIKYDDVQNLQRQEVYGLRREILESGSPRDYVMDRAGDLIEYLFDQYLAQDEKGGGEPQLDEFSAQFLHYFGFDPAAGGLELNDDRETMVASLRELVEKRYAEKEGRVGAEMMRRYETYVILQIIDNQWKDHLLALDHLKEGISLRAYAQRDPLVEYKRESFELFAAMKERIEGEIIRYLMLLEPMSEEERRQQEARRRQEQEAIFRAASRSKAGEEARQAQTVRRSGSKVGRNDPCPCGSGKKYKKCCG; via the coding sequence ATGATCAACAAGCTACTGGGAAAGATCTTCGGCACGCAGAACGAGCGCGAGTTGCGGCGCCTGCAGCCGATCGTCGCCGCGATCGGCGAGCGCGAACCGGAGATGCGGGCGCTGAGCGACGAGCAACTCGCGGCCAAGACGGTCGAGTTCCGCCGGCGCCTCGACCAGGGCGAGACCCTCGACGACCTGCTGGTCGAGGCCTTCGCCGCGGTGCGCGAGGCGGCGCGGCGCGTACTCGGCATGCGGCATTTCGACGTGCAGTTGATCGGTGGCATCGTCCTTCACCGGGGTGCCATCGCGGAGATGCGAACCGGCGAGGGCAAGACCCTGGTGGCCACCCTGCCGGCCTATCTCAACGCCCTCGACGGCAACGGCGTCCACGTGGTGACGGTCAACGACTACCTGGCCAGCCGTGACGCCGAATGGATGGGGCGCGTCTATCGCTTCATGGGCCTGAGTGTCGGCTGCATCCAGCACCAGCTCGACGACCAGCAGCGTCGCGAGGCCTACGGCGCGGACATCACCTACGGGACGAACAACGAGTTCGGTTTCGACTACCTGCGCGACAACATGAAATTCACGCACTCGTCGATGGTGCAGCAGAAGGGGCACCACTACGCCATCGTCGACGAAGTCGATTCGATCTTGATCGACGAGGCGCGCACCCCGCTGATCATCTCGGGGCCGTCCGAGGGTGACACCAGCGTCTACTACCAGGTCGATGCGGTGGTCCCCAAGCTCGTGCCCGGCGCGGTGATCGCCGGCGAGGCGTCCCGCGAGCAGCGCGAGGAACTCGAGCAGAGCGGCGATTACATCGTCGACGAGAAGAGTCGCAACGTGGTGCTCACGGAGCGGGGCGTGGCCCACCTGGAGAAACTCCTGGGAGTCGGGAACCTCTACGATCCGTCGAACATCGAGATCCTGCACGCCGCCGGCCAGGCGCTGCGGGCCCATACCCTCTACCAGCGCGACGTGGACTACCTGGTCGAAGATGAGGAAGTCATCATCATCGACGAGTTCACCGGCCGCAAGATGCCCGGAAGGCGCTGGTCGGACGGGTTGCACCAGGCGGTGGAGGCCAAGGAAGGGGTCGAGATCCGCAGCGAAAACCAGACGCTGGCGACGATCACGTTCCAGAACCTCTTCCGGATGTACGACAAGCTGTCGGGAATGACGGGAACCGCGGAGACCGAGGCGGCCGAGTTCGCCGAGATCTACAAGCTCGACGTGATGGTCATCCCGACCAACAAGCCGATGATCCGCCGCGATGATCCGGACGCTATTTTCCGCACCGAGAAGGGCAAGTTCCAGGCGGTGGTGGAAGATATCGCCGAGGCTCACGAGCGGCGCCAGCCGGTGCTGGTCGGTACGACCTCGATCGAGAAATCCGAGCATCTCTCCAAGCTGCTCAAGCGGGCCGGCATTCCCCACAAGGTGCTCAACGCCAAGCATCATGCCCAGGAAGCCGAGATCGTGGCCCAGGCCGGACGTCTCGGGGCGGTGACCATTGCCACCAACATGGCCGGTCGCGGTACGGACATTCTCCTCGGCGGCAACCCCGAGCACCTGGCCCGGACCCTGGTCGCCGAACGAACGGGGCAGAGCTGGGACGACGTGGACGATGCCGTCCGTGCCAAGGCGATGGAAGACGCCAAGACGACCTGTGCCCGGGAGCACGAAGAGGTGATCCGCCTCGGCGGGCTGCACATCATCGGAACCGAGCGGCACGAAGCCCGGCGTATCGACAATCAGCTCCGGGGGCGTGCGGGACGGCAGGGCGATCCCGGTTCCTCGCGCTTCTACCTCTCGCTGGAAGACGACCTGATGCGGCGCTTTGCGCGCTGGCTGATGGAAAAGGCTCTCGAGGGCGCCGACGACGCTCCCATCGAGTCCCGGCTGGTGAGCAAGCAGATCGAGCGGGCGCAACGGCAAGTCGAGGCGCAGAACTTCGAGATCCGCAAGCAGCTGATCAAGTACGACGACGTGCAGAATCTCCAGCGACAGGAAGTCTATGGCCTGCGTCGCGAGATCCTCGAGAGCGGATCGCCGCGGGACTACGTGATGGACCGCGCCGGTGATCTGATCGAATACCTCTTCGACCAGTACCTGGCTCAAGACGAGAAGGGGGGCGGCGAGCCCCAGCTCGACGAGTTCAGCGCCCAGTTCCTGCACTACTTCGGCTTCGATCCGGCGGCGGGTGGCCTCGAACTCAACGACGACCGGGAGACAATGGTCGCCAGCCTGCGGGAGCTGGTGGAAAAGCGCTATGCCGAAAAGGAGGGGCGGGTCGGTGCCGAGATGATGCGGCGCTACGAGACCTACGTGATCCTCCAGATCATCGACAACCAGTGGAAAGACCACCTGCTGGCCCTCGATCACCTCAAGGAAGGGATTTCCCTGCGGGCCTACGCCCAGCGCGACCCGTTGGTGGAATACAAGCGCGAGTCCTTCGAACTCTTCGCGGCGATGAAAGAGCGCATCGAGGGCGAGATCATCCGCTACCTGATGCTGCTCGAACCGATGAGCGAAGAAGAACGCCGTCAGCAGGAAGCCCGTCGGCGCCAGGAGCAGGAGGCGATCTTTCGCGCCGCCTCCCGGTCGAAGGCCGGGGAGGAGGCCAGGCAGGCGCAGACGGTCCGCCGGTCGGGCTCCAAGGTGGGGCGCAATGACCCATGCCCCTGTGGTTCGGGCAAGAAATACAAGAAGTGTTGCGGTTGA
- a CDS encoding peptidoglycan DD-metalloendopeptidase family protein, whose amino-acid sequence MFLRRNFTVMIVPDARGGLRRYHLSGRQLLVGAAVLAVVAMLAAATPLLMLRGARLSRTLASVQAERDDLAARTDEIDASMRELRQRLDAFERRTSRLATLAGLDLPATAGQGQGQAIAGEALDLLSRAEMARGETGELLDRSRLLSRRLDTVEEVLGEQTDMLSRTPSILPVHGLIGSGFSWRRDPFTGRRQFHHGLDIAAPEGTPVYAPADGIVVKTERNGGYGRVLYISHGNGLVTRYGHLHGYKVRPGQKVRRGDVIALVGNTGRSTAPHLHYEVLVGGKRVDPMKYVLEDVIY is encoded by the coding sequence GTGTTCCTTCGCCGAAACTTTACCGTGATGATCGTTCCCGATGCCCGCGGCGGCTTGCGGCGCTACCACCTCAGTGGCCGGCAGTTGCTCGTGGGCGCCGCGGTGCTGGCCGTGGTGGCGATGCTGGCGGCGGCGACGCCCTTGCTGATGCTGCGCGGCGCCCGGCTTTCACGGACCCTGGCCAGCGTGCAGGCCGAACGGGACGACCTGGCGGCCCGGACGGACGAGATCGATGCCTCGATGCGTGAGCTGCGCCAGAGGCTCGATGCTTTCGAGCGGCGCACCTCGCGGCTGGCGACCCTCGCGGGACTCGACCTGCCGGCCACGGCGGGGCAGGGCCAGGGACAGGCCATCGCCGGCGAGGCTCTCGATTTGTTGAGCCGGGCGGAGATGGCCCGGGGCGAGACGGGCGAGCTCCTCGACCGCAGCCGCCTGCTCTCGCGACGTCTCGATACCGTCGAGGAGGTGCTCGGGGAACAGACCGACATGCTCTCCCGCACGCCTTCGATCCTCCCCGTGCACGGATTGATCGGGTCGGGCTTTTCCTGGCGGCGGGATCCCTTCACCGGCCGCCGGCAGTTCCACCACGGACTCGACATCGCAGCCCCCGAAGGCACGCCGGTCTACGCTCCCGCCGACGGCATCGTGGTCAAGACCGAGCGCAACGGAGGCTACGGTCGGGTGCTCTACATCAGCCACGGCAACGGCCTGGTGACCCGCTACGGACACCTCCACGGCTACAAGGTGCGCCCGGGACAAAAGGTCCGCCGGGGAGACGTCATCGCCCTGGTGGGCAACACCGGCCGCTCCACCGCGCCGCACCTGCACTACGAGGTTCTCGTGGGCGGCAAGCGGGTCGATCCGATGAAGTATGTGCTCGAGGACGTGATCTACTGA
- the nagZ gene encoding beta-N-acetylhexosaminidase encodes MNLESQLSRTLFAGVGGPDLTTAEIAALGDLRPGGVTLFGRNLRSLAQLRDLVCALEECAGRPLVVAIDLEGGRVHRLTAIDPRLAALPAAREQARWSLNRLERTWEAVGVLLASVGIDLDFAPVVDLDEGLAANGIGDRAFDSDPDRVVVRARAVIEGLARAGRASCLKHFPGLGGTRTDTHRALAVSPHDAGELWERHVHPYRELTALAPAVMTAHAAYPCLEEPRLPGSLSASIVTGWLRERLGYQGVVFSDDLGMGALAGCGDDGDRALAVLAAGADVALFCHDLDAPRRARDCLFRAIARGALDPSRLSRSAARVEKLADRPPATVGAEAALESLVETLLHPLDP; translated from the coding sequence ATGAACCTGGAATCGCAGCTTTCACGAACTCTTTTCGCCGGCGTCGGCGGCCCCGATCTCACCACGGCCGAAATCGCCGCCCTCGGCGACCTCCGGCCCGGTGGCGTCACTCTCTTCGGCCGCAATCTCCGCTCCCTGGCCCAGTTGCGCGACCTGGTCTGCGCCCTCGAAGAATGCGCCGGGAGGCCGCTGGTGGTGGCCATCGACCTCGAGGGCGGACGGGTCCACCGCCTGACCGCCATCGACCCCCGCCTCGCCGCCTTGCCCGCGGCCCGCGAGCAGGCCCGCTGGTCCCTCAACCGCCTCGAGCGGACCTGGGAGGCGGTCGGCGTCCTGCTGGCCAGCGTGGGGATCGACCTGGACTTCGCCCCGGTGGTCGACCTGGACGAGGGCCTGGCCGCCAACGGCATCGGCGACCGGGCCTTCGACTCCGACCCCGACCGGGTGGTGGTGCGGGCCCGGGCTGTGATCGAGGGACTCGCCAGGGCGGGCCGGGCCTCGTGTCTCAAGCATTTTCCCGGCCTGGGGGGCACGCGCACCGACACCCACCGGGCCCTGGCCGTCTCGCCCCATGACGCGGGGGAACTTTGGGAGCGGCACGTCCACCCCTACCGGGAACTGACCGCCCTGGCGCCGGCGGTGATGACGGCCCACGCCGCCTACCCCTGCCTCGAGGAACCCCGCCTTCCCGGCAGCCTTTCCGCCTCGATCGTCACCGGCTGGCTGCGCGAGCGCCTCGGTTACCAGGGCGTGGTCTTCAGCGATGACCTGGGTATGGGCGCGCTTGCCGGCTGCGGCGACGACGGCGACCGCGCCCTGGCCGTCCTGGCGGCCGGGGCCGATGTGGCTCTCTTCTGCCACGATCTCGACGCGCCGCGGCGGGCCCGGGATTGCCTCTTCCGGGCCATCGCCCGCGGCGCCCTCGATCCATCGCGGCTGAGCCGCTCGGCGGCCCGCGTCGAGAAGCTGGCCGACCGCCCCCCGGCGACCGTCGGCGCGGAAGCGGCGCTCGAATCGCTCGTCGAGACCCTGCTCCACCCACTCGATCCCTAG
- a CDS encoding phosphoribosylaminoimidazolesuccinocarboxamide synthase has translation MNAVVETRLPGMDLLSRGKVRDIYAFGDQLLLIATDRISAFDVILPQPIPDKGKVLHQVSSFWFEWSKDLVGNHLVAERIADFPAELQGWADQLAGRSALVRRAEMFPVECVARGYLSGSGWKDYCATNKVCGISLPEGLVESEQLPEPIFTPATKAETGHDENISFDTMAALVGGERAEQLRFLTLELYRKAAAFALERGIIIADTKFEFGMIDGKVVICDEMLTPDSSRFWPRDAYTPGRAQPSFDKQFVRDYLETLDWDKTPPGPDLPDEVVSGTRKRYLEILEILTGSGLWPE, from the coding sequence ATGAACGCGGTGGTCGAGACCCGGCTTCCGGGCATGGATCTTCTCTCCCGCGGCAAGGTGCGGGATATCTACGCATTCGGTGATCAACTGCTGTTGATCGCCACCGATCGCATTTCCGCCTTCGACGTCATCCTGCCCCAGCCCATTCCCGACAAGGGGAAGGTGCTGCACCAGGTGTCGTCCTTCTGGTTCGAATGGTCGAAAGACCTGGTGGGCAATCACCTGGTGGCCGAGCGAATCGCCGATTTTCCGGCCGAGCTGCAGGGCTGGGCCGACCAGTTGGCCGGGCGCTCGGCGCTGGTTCGGCGAGCCGAGATGTTTCCGGTGGAATGCGTGGCGCGGGGTTACCTTTCGGGCTCCGGCTGGAAGGACTACTGCGCGACGAACAAGGTCTGCGGCATCTCCCTGCCCGAAGGGCTGGTGGAGTCCGAACAGCTTCCCGAGCCGATCTTCACACCGGCCACCAAGGCGGAAACCGGACACGACGAGAACATCTCCTTCGACACGATGGCCGCGTTGGTGGGCGGAGAGAGGGCCGAGCAGCTTCGATTCTTGACCCTCGAGCTCTACCGCAAGGCGGCGGCCTTCGCCCTCGAGCGGGGCATCATCATCGCCGACACCAAGTTCGAGTTCGGCATGATCGATGGAAAGGTCGTGATCTGCGACGAGATGCTCACCCCGGATTCCTCCCGCTTCTGGCCCCGGGACGCCTACACCCCCGGCCGGGCGCAGCCTTCCTTCGACAAGCAGTTCGTACGCGACTACCTCGAAACTCTCGATTGGGACAAGACGCCTCCGGGTCCCGATCTTCCCGACGAAGTCGTCAGCGGCACGCGCAAGCGGTACCTGGAGATTCTCGAGATTCTCACCGGGTCCGGACTCTGGCCGGAGTAG
- a CDS encoding tetratricopeptide repeat protein: MRQLSRPDGLAALRWLLPAGLLLLLALPVEAAGAVAVDPELAPGQKLVAKRQWDKAESWFYDFVKAHPDHAGALRQLGLVELRRPGGDVVRARQYLERATTVEPDDPIGLFLLAKAYEVSGAASREKAKQTYQRLIDMGPGKDDPPRAAAVHLARFNRALVAEEEGDLETAKALLTQVIGREPQHAYATYEMGLIAIAEEDPAAAREWLEKAIRNVGLWAPTEGWPYPQGRYGYVRENAAFELGRLLIEAGEMDRAREILEPISKMVEIRAKAKKGHTKPPPKAPLEGVPDLRFENTPFYYAETLLAAGRKKEAVTLLKNFSRMRIGDKDLRAKARSRAKALR; the protein is encoded by the coding sequence ATGAGACAGCTTTCTCGCCCTGACGGGCTCGCCGCGCTGCGGTGGCTCTTGCCGGCCGGCCTGCTGTTGCTGCTGGCCCTGCCGGTGGAGGCGGCCGGCGCGGTGGCGGTCGACCCCGAATTGGCCCCCGGCCAGAAACTGGTCGCCAAGCGCCAGTGGGACAAGGCGGAGTCGTGGTTCTACGACTTCGTCAAGGCGCACCCCGACCATGCGGGGGCACTGCGACAGCTCGGGCTGGTGGAATTGAGGCGTCCGGGTGGAGACGTGGTGCGGGCCCGGCAATACCTCGAACGCGCCACCACCGTCGAGCCCGACGATCCCATCGGTCTGTTTCTCCTGGCCAAGGCTTACGAGGTCAGTGGCGCTGCGAGTCGTGAGAAGGCCAAGCAGACCTACCAGAGATTGATCGACATGGGTCCGGGCAAGGATGACCCTCCCCGTGCCGCCGCTGTACACCTGGCGCGTTTCAATCGCGCGCTGGTGGCCGAAGAAGAGGGCGACCTGGAAACCGCCAAGGCCCTGCTGACCCAGGTGATCGGGCGGGAGCCCCAGCACGCCTACGCGACTTACGAAATGGGGTTGATCGCGATCGCGGAGGAGGACCCGGCGGCGGCGCGGGAGTGGCTCGAAAAGGCGATCCGCAATGTCGGGCTCTGGGCTCCTACCGAGGGCTGGCCCTATCCCCAGGGGCGTTACGGCTACGTGCGCGAAAACGCGGCCTTCGAACTGGGCCGTCTGCTCATCGAAGCCGGCGAGATGGATCGCGCCCGCGAGATTCTCGAACCCATCTCGAAAATGGTGGAGATTCGCGCCAAGGCCAAGAAGGGCCATACCAAGCCTCCGCCCAAGGCGCCCCTCGAGGGGGTCCCCGATCTTCGTTTCGAAAACACTCCGTTCTACTACGCGGAAACCCTGCTGGCGGCGGGGCGCAAGAAAGAGGCCGTCACCCTGCTCAAGAATTTTTCGCGTATGCGAATCGGTGACAAAGACCTGAGGGCCAAGGCCCGCAGCCGGGCCAAGGCGTTGCGCTGA
- a CDS encoding alkaline phosphatase family protein, with amino-acid sequence MSDPPASASSADPAPRVIRPVVWLLADAAVAAWFAGAIEVLLLFILSPDRPLTGGGFLAAAFALLPQILVVFVLTGPALVLVGLFLSFGRSTRAGLSTRYILRIALLDAVLLLLAAWRQWLALGEVLPGRAQVALGLTLALLGAAAVLLALLVLVDLRVPGGVTAPWVVAVALGLCIGLAVAAQIRRVRHPGRPPVEARETLHPRNRVLLVEIPALGPEDLSRYLQAGLAPSLERLAADHPLRPVEPGPLPDPIALHATLITGQPPRRHGIFGAVRYQPANDSRSFAVFPRGLFLRPLVHTRLWRRLPVSVAALRAHGWPEILAAAGLEGLLVGDPLGWPGQVPAQALGPGTRVGWGRDGVVCPDPGEMVGLLFDEGAEPRQRLEQQADRARQALAADLCALEIGKRVLADTGWAMVHLRLAGYESLAFQLGGYRAESPAFGVGSDEISVYGKALARYFRLLEPGFRRLLAEVRSSDRPFVVALVSPVGLVPRYDLGRVAGILAGFEGPTATHAGGPPGVLLLAGTGDPVRGGGDPASVASVLPALLEAIGLPADGAPAALAGGKGTRGRGQRDAGLDARIEEMGIVPFPWSRHRGRAPGDRRDETAFSP; translated from the coding sequence ATGAGTGATCCCCCCGCTTCCGCCTCCTCCGCCGACCCCGCTCCCCGGGTCATCCGGCCCGTGGTGTGGCTGCTTGCGGACGCCGCGGTCGCCGCGTGGTTCGCCGGGGCCATCGAGGTCCTGCTGCTTTTCATCCTCAGCCCGGACCGGCCGCTGACCGGCGGGGGCTTTCTCGCCGCGGCCTTCGCCCTGTTGCCCCAGATCCTCGTGGTCTTCGTACTGACGGGCCCGGCCCTGGTACTGGTCGGCCTTTTCCTCTCTTTCGGCCGGTCCACCCGGGCCGGTCTCTCCACCCGTTACATTCTGCGCATCGCCCTGCTCGATGCGGTCCTGCTGCTGCTGGCCGCCTGGCGGCAGTGGCTGGCCCTGGGGGAGGTGCTGCCCGGTCGGGCGCAGGTGGCCCTGGGGCTGACCCTCGCCCTGCTGGGAGCCGCCGCCGTCCTGCTGGCGCTTTTGGTTCTGGTCGATCTGCGGGTTCCGGGCGGTGTGACGGCTCCATGGGTGGTCGCAGTGGCCCTGGGGCTGTGTATCGGCCTGGCGGTGGCGGCGCAGATTCGCCGGGTGCGGCACCCGGGGCGCCCGCCGGTGGAAGCGCGGGAGACCCTGCATCCCCGAAACCGCGTGCTGCTGGTCGAGATCCCGGCTCTCGGTCCGGAGGATCTCTCCCGCTACCTGCAGGCAGGATTGGCGCCCAGTCTGGAGCGCCTGGCCGCCGACCATCCCTTGCGACCGGTCGAACCGGGCCCGCTGCCCGATCCCATCGCTCTGCACGCCACCCTGATCACCGGTCAGCCACCCCGGCGCCACGGGATCTTCGGAGCCGTTCGCTACCAGCCGGCGAACGATTCACGTTCCTTCGCGGTCTTCCCCCGGGGACTTTTCCTGCGGCCCCTGGTGCACACCCGCCTGTGGCGCCGCCTGCCGGTGAGCGTGGCGGCGTTGCGAGCCCACGGATGGCCGGAGATCCTGGCCGCCGCCGGGCTCGAAGGGCTGCTCGTGGGCGATCCCCTGGGCTGGCCGGGACAGGTGCCGGCCCAGGCCCTGGGTCCCGGAACCCGGGTCGGTTGGGGGCGCGATGGCGTAGTCTGCCCGGACCCCGGGGAGATGGTTGGGCTCCTGTTCGACGAGGGGGCGGAACCCCGGCAGCGCCTCGAGCAGCAGGCGGACCGGGCCCGGCAGGCCCTGGCCGCGGATCTTTGCGCCCTCGAAATCGGAAAGCGGGTCCTGGCCGACACCGGATGGGCGATGGTGCACCTGAGGCTGGCGGGCTACGAGAGCCTGGCCTTTCAACTGGGAGGCTACCGGGCCGAATCCCCCGCGTTCGGTGTGGGAAGCGACGAGATCTCCGTCTACGGCAAGGCGCTGGCGCGCTATTTCCGCCTGCTCGAGCCCGGCTTCCGGCGACTTCTCGCCGAGGTTCGAAGCTCCGACCGGCCTTTCGTGGTGGCGCTGGTCTCACCGGTGGGGCTCGTGCCGCGCTACGATCTGGGCCGCGTCGCGGGCATCCTGGCGGGCTTCGAGGGGCCCACCGCGACCCACGCGGGAGGGCCGCCGGGAGTTTTGCTGCTGGCCGGGACCGGGGACCCGGTTCGGGGGGGCGGGGACCCGGCGAGCGTGGCCAGCGTGCTGCCGGCCCTGCTCGAGGCGATCGGCCTGCCGGCCGACGGGGCTCCGGCCGCCCTGGCAGGGGGAAAGGGGACCCGCGGACGAGGGCAGCGAGACGCCGGGCTCGATGCTAGGATCGAAGAAATGGGGATAGTCCCCTTCCCCTGGTCACGGCACCGGGGGAGGGCTCCAGGAGATCGACGAGATGAGACAGCTTTCTCGCCCTGA
- a CDS encoding dihydroorotate dehydrogenase electron transfer subunit — protein sequence MPENITARVQQQQDLGQDYFLLRIAGARIAAAAKAGQFVMLGLGDPGEMLIRRPFSVARLADTAEPPAFDIVYKVVGRCTLAFSRLGEGAELNVLGPLGRGFWRPGADAPCRPVMVAGGIGIAPFPLLVQQLGEAAGRAELIYGGRSAGDLPLAEWFEPRCRKVTLATEDGSVGLRGRVTTPLESALEGVVEQDGTCVFACGPHPMLKAVAEICLARKIPCQLALEETMACGFGVCLGCVVPRRHPADAFDSFVRVCTEGPVFDAREILL from the coding sequence ATGCCCGAAAACATCACAGCGCGGGTGCAACAGCAGCAGGATCTCGGCCAGGACTACTTCCTGCTCCGGATCGCCGGCGCCCGGATCGCCGCGGCGGCCAAGGCGGGGCAGTTCGTCATGCTGGGCCTGGGGGATCCCGGCGAGATGCTGATTCGTCGCCCCTTCTCCGTGGCCCGCCTGGCCGACACGGCGGAACCGCCGGCCTTCGACATCGTCTACAAGGTGGTCGGCCGTTGCACTCTGGCTTTCAGTCGCCTGGGGGAAGGCGCGGAGCTGAACGTGCTCGGCCCCCTCGGACGCGGCTTCTGGCGGCCCGGCGCCGACGCTCCCTGTCGGCCGGTGATGGTGGCCGGCGGTATCGGCATCGCTCCTTTTCCCCTGCTGGTTCAGCAACTCGGCGAGGCGGCCGGACGGGCGGAACTGATCTACGGCGGTCGGAGCGCCGGCGATCTCCCCCTGGCCGAATGGTTCGAGCCCCGCTGCCGGAAAGTCACCCTGGCGACCGAGGACGGCAGCGTGGGCCTTCGGGGCAGGGTCACCACTCCCCTCGAAAGCGCCCTCGAAGGAGTCGTGGAACAGGACGGCACCTGCGTTTTCGCCTGCGGCCCTCACCCGATGCTCAAGGCGGTGGCCGAAATCTGTCTGGCGCGGAAGATTCCCTGCCAACTGGCCCTCGAGGAAACCATGGCCTGCGGATTCGGTGTCTGCCTGGGCTGCGTGGTCCCCCGCCGGCATCCGGCAGACGCCTTCGACAGCTTCGTCAGGGTCTGCACCGAAGGCCCCGTCTTCGACGCCCGGGAGATTCTGCTGTGA